Within the Leptolyngbya sp. CCY15150 genome, the region AGGAGAAACTGAAGTGATTCCATGGGTAGAGCACCTCAAGGGAGCTACCTTTTTATTCTCTCAAAATTTTGAGTGTCACCAAAAGTTGGGAAGAGCCTCAAGATGTCATCTGAAGACGTTGCTTCATTGGCAACATCAGTGACGGTAATGGTGAACAGTTGCGCGGCACTCAGCCCCCCAGCATCCGTGACAGTTACTTCAACGGCATAGGTATTGTCGGTGCCGTCATCGAGGGGCGTTTCAAAATCAGGGGCGTTGAGGAAGGACAGGGCACCGGTTGTGGCATTGATGGCAAAGAAGGCTTGGTCATTGCCACCACTGAGGGTATAGGAGAGTCCACTGCCTTCACTGTTGGTATCGTCAGTAGATTGAACGTTAATGACGGCGGTGGTGTTTTCCGCCACATCCACGGCGGCGGTGCTGACAATGCTGGGCGCTTGGTTATCTGCCCGCCCAAACACCACATAGCTGGAGCCAGAGTCGTCGTTGTTGGCATAGCGTGCGCCAATAATTAGGTCATTGAAGCCATCACCATTGATATCCCCTGCACTGCTCACCGAAATACCGGAACGGTCACCTGCCGCGGTACCATCGAGGCGAAAGCCATTGCTGCTATCGAGGGCAGAGAGGTTCTGCGTCGCATTAAAGCCACTGGCTTTACCAAACACCACATAGCTGGAGCCAGAGTTGTTGTCGGCACCCAGTGCGCCAATAATTAGGTCATCAAAGCCATCACCGTTGACATCCCCGGCACTGCTCACCGAATAACCGGACTGGTCAAATGCCGCCACGCCATCGAGGCGAAAGCCGTTGCTGCCATCGAGGGCAGAGAGGTTCTGCGTTGCATTAAAGCCACTGGCTTTACCAAACACCACATAGCTAGAGCCGGAACTGCTGCCGTTGGGGTCGGCTCCACCTGCGCCAATGATCAAGTCATCAACGCCATCGCCATTGATATCCCCCGCACTGCTCACCGAAACACCGGAAAGGTCAAATCCCGCCACACCATCGAGGCGAAAGCCGTTGCTGCCATCGAGGGTGGAGAGGTTCTGCGTCGCACTAAAGCCACTGGCTTTACCAAAGACCACATAGCTGGAGCCGGAATCGCCGCCGTTGTTGTCGGCACGGAATGCGCCAATGATCAGGTCATCAAAGCCATCGCCATTGACATCCCCGGCACTACTCACCGAAACACCGGAATTGTCAAATCCCGCCACGCCATCGAGGCGAAAGCCATTGCTGCCATCTAAGGTAGAGAGGTTCTGCGTCGCATTAAAGCCACTGGCTTTGCCAAAGACCACATAGCTGGAGCCGGAATAGTCGCCGTTGGGGTCGGCTCCATTTACGCCAATAATCAGATCATCGAAGCCGTCGCCATTGACATCCCCAGCACTGCTCACCGAACCACCGGAACGGTCAAATCCCGCCACACCATCGAGGCGAAAGCCGTTGCTGCCATCTAGGGTAGAGAGGTTCTGCGTCGCACTAAAGCCACTGGCTTTACCAAAG harbors:
- a CDS encoding cadherin domain-containing protein gives rise to the protein TQNLSTLDGSNGFRLDGVAADDRSGGSVSSAGDVNGDGFDDLIIGANEADPNGDYSGSSYVVFGKASGFSATQNLSTLDGSNGFRLDGVAGFDRSGGSVSSAGDVNGDGFDDLIIGVNGADPNGDYSGSSYVVFGKASGFNATQNLSTLDGSNGFRLDGVAGFDNSGVSVSSAGDVNGDGFDDLIIGAFRADNNGGDSGSSYVVFGKASGFSATQNLSTLDGSNGFRLDGVAGFDLSGVSVSSAGDINGDGVDDLIIGAGGADPNGSSSGSSYVVFGKASGFNATQNLSALDGSNGFRLDGVAAFDQSGYSVSSAGDVNGDGFDDLIIGALGADNNSGSSYVVFGKASGFNATQNLSALDSSNGFRLDGTAAGDRSGISVSSAGDINGDGFNDLIIGARYANNDDSGSSYVVFGRADNQAPSIVSTAAVDVAENTTAVINVQSTDDTNSEGSGLSYTLSGGNDQAFFAINATTGALSFLNAPDFETPLDDGTDNTYAVEVTVTDAGGLSAAQLFTITVTDVANEATSSDDILRLFPTFGDTQNFERIKR